In the genome of Dermacentor silvarum isolate Dsil-2018 chromosome 1, BIME_Dsil_1.4, whole genome shotgun sequence, one region contains:
- the LOC119437657 gene encoding 60S ribosomal protein L35 has product MAKVKARELRGKKKEELVKQLEDLKQELAALRVAKVTGGAASKLSKIRVVRKSIARVLTVIHQTQKENLRKFYRGKKYKPRDLRPKLTRAKRRELTPHEKSLRTRKQARKMAAYPPRKFALKL; this is encoded by the exons ATG GCCAAGGTTAAAGCGCGAGAGTTGCGGGGTAAGAAGAAGGAAGAGCTGGTGAAGCAGCTCGAGGACCTCAAGCAAGAACTGGCCGCGCTGCGGGTCGCCAAAGTGACCGGCGGTGCTGCGTCCAAGCTGTCCAAGAT CCGGGTGGTGCGCAAGTCAATTGCACGAGTGCTGACAGTCATCCACCAGACGCAGAAGGAGAATCTGCGAAAGTTCTACCGCGGCAAGAAGTACAAGCCCAGGGACCTGCGGCCAAAGCTGACCCGTGCTAAGCGCCGTGAGCTTACTCCCCACGAGAAGAGCTTGCGTACACGGAAGCAGGCCCGCAAGATGGCAGCCTACCCTCCTCGCAAGTTCGCCCTGAAGCTGTGA
- the LOC119437655 gene encoding actin-related protein 2/3 complex subunit 5 yields the protein MSKNTESSAFRKIDIDQYNEDNYKEEEGLDAQSPPAGPDEQEVNHLLNQGKTVDALKIILKTAPIGSKCQSVKDAASALAMRVLLAVKASEMEQAVGSLDRESVDVLMKYIYRGFESPSEGSSGHLLAWHEKAYAAGGIGSIVRVMTDRKRV from the exons ATGTCTAAGAACACGGAGAGCTCGGCTTTCCGTAAAATCGACATTGACCAGTACAACGAGGACAACTACAAGGAGGAGGAAGGCTTGGACGCACAATCACCGCCGGCCGGGCCCGACGAGCAAGAAGTGAATCATCTGCTCAACCA GGGAAAAACTGTGGATGCACTGAAGATCATCCTAAAGACGGCTCCCATAGGCTCCAAATGTCAAAGTGTAAAG gaTGCAGCCAGCGCCCTGGCCATGCGTGTCCTGCTGGCAGTGAAGGCGAGTGAGATGGAGCAGGCGGTCGGCAGTCTGGACCGGGAGTCGGTGGATGTGCTGATGAAGTACATCTACCGTGGCTTTGAGAGCCCCTCGGAGGGCAGCTCAGGCCATCTGCTGGCTTGGCATGAAAAG GCTTACGCAGCTGGCGGCATTGGATCCATAGTGCGCGTCATGACCGACCGCAAGAGAGTCTGA